In Nitrobacteraceae bacterium AZCC 1564, the following proteins share a genomic window:
- a CDS encoding lipoprotein-releasing system ATP-binding protein (product_source=KO:K09810; cath_funfam=3.40.50.300; cog=COG1136; ko=KO:K09810; pfam=PF00005; smart=SM00382; superfamily=52540), whose translation MEQEEKEVPVVYLHDVHRRYKQGEGTLTILDGATLALWEGQSVALVAPSGTGKSTLLHIAGLLEHADEGEVYIGGAATSSLTDAQRTQIRRTDIGFVYQSHRLLPEFSALENVMLPQMIRGLSRKETVKRSQEILSYLGLSERVTHRPAELSGGEQQRVAIARAVANAPRVLLADEPTGNLDPHTSDHVFQALMQLVRATGVAMLIATHNMELAARMDRRVSIQEGKVVELD comes from the coding sequence ATGGAGCAAGAGGAGAAGGAAGTTCCGGTTGTTTACCTGCATGACGTCCACAGGCGCTACAAGCAGGGTGAGGGCACGCTGACGATCCTCGACGGCGCCACGTTGGCGCTGTGGGAAGGGCAATCCGTTGCACTCGTTGCGCCGTCAGGCACTGGAAAGTCCACCCTCCTGCACATCGCCGGTCTGCTTGAACATGCCGATGAAGGCGAGGTTTATATTGGCGGTGCTGCCACATCGAGCCTTACCGACGCGCAACGCACGCAGATCCGCCGCACTGACATCGGCTTCGTCTATCAATCGCACCGGCTGTTGCCGGAGTTCTCTGCGCTTGAAAACGTGATGTTGCCGCAGATGATCCGCGGTTTGTCACGCAAGGAAACCGTGAAGCGTTCCCAGGAAATCCTTTCGTATCTGGGGTTGTCCGAGCGCGTGACCCACCGGCCTGCCGAATTGTCCGGTGGCGAGCAGCAGCGCGTAGCGATCGCGCGCGCGGTCGCCAATGCACCGCGTGTTTTGCTGGCCGACGAACCAACCGGAAATCTCGATCCACACACATCGGATCACGTCTTTCAGGCACTGATGCAACTCGTGCGGGCGACGGGGGTGGCGATGCTGATCGCGACCCACAACATGGAGCTGGCCGCGCGAATGGACCGGCGGGTGTCCATCCAGGAGGGCAAGGTCGTCGAGCTCGACTGA
- a CDS encoding iron complex outermembrane receptor protein (product_source=KO:K02014; cath_funfam=2.170.130.10,2.40.170.20; cleavage_site_network=SignalP-noTM; cog=COG1629; ko=KO:K02014; pfam=PF00593,PF07715; superfamily=56935), whose translation MLPVYPWLRRSALHNTTTQRLSCASVLLLVSVMSATAQTATQTLPTIDVETTRQPRTTRTSGAQPATSPSTPAPAMTSTAPPPIGSETAEQARQQIQQTPGGVDVVAAKDYKYSSVAATIKDVLEYVPGVFAQPKWGDDTRLSIRGSSLSRNFHLRGVQLYMDGIPINTSDGYGDFQEIDPTAYKYVEVWKGANALRFGANSLGGAINFVTPTGRDVGGINTAAIDMGSFNYRRFQGSVGGVNGPWDAFFTASNQAAEGFRDHSYGHSTRASGNIGYQFSPDFETRFYINANDIRQRIPGSVTRASALTSPATAAPGNVINDQQRNIDSGRIANKTTVRFDSTTVEFGAFAVDRHLMHPIFQWLDYQYKDYGGFAKATDDRIINGFRNRLVAGVYVLDGDIDNKQYANVGGYKGALLSSSLDKSKNTSAYIEDSFYFLPNVAAIGGTQFLYATRDRIARFGATSSGSTEFNIWSPKVGLLWDIDPTWQGFANISRSAEVPSFGESSAAPAIPFYLIQPQIATTYEIGTRGQRPDLTWELAAYRANIKNELQCMYGNPGQCNVVNADRTVHQGIEAGLGVAVLKNIFTNVPDGDKVWVNLAYTFNDFRFDNDPTFGNNQLPGAPRHFLRGEVLYKHANGFYIGPNIEWVPQAYYVDNFNTVTTAAYAIWGLKAGVDDGKYSFYVEARNIANTAYIASTSITKLADASSPLFEPGTGRAIYAGMRVRW comes from the coding sequence ATGTTACCCGTGTATCCGTGGTTGCGACGCTCGGCGTTGCACAACACAACAACACAACGCCTCTCGTGCGCGTCCGTCCTTTTGCTGGTCTCGGTTATGTCCGCGACCGCACAGACCGCCACTCAGACCCTGCCAACCATTGATGTCGAGACAACGAGGCAGCCCCGCACCACCCGAACCTCTGGTGCGCAGCCAGCCACCTCTCCTTCGACACCGGCCCCGGCAATGACCTCGACAGCGCCCCCGCCGATTGGATCGGAAACCGCCGAGCAGGCGCGGCAACAGATTCAGCAAACACCCGGCGGCGTCGATGTGGTCGCGGCCAAGGACTATAAATACAGTTCTGTCGCAGCCACGATTAAGGACGTCCTCGAATATGTCCCCGGCGTGTTTGCTCAACCGAAATGGGGCGACGACACCCGCCTGTCCATCCGCGGCTCGAGCCTTTCGCGCAACTTCCACCTGCGCGGAGTTCAGCTCTATATGGATGGAATTCCGATCAATACGTCCGACGGCTATGGCGATTTTCAGGAAATCGATCCAACAGCCTACAAATATGTCGAGGTCTGGAAGGGGGCGAACGCGCTCAGGTTCGGCGCGAATTCCCTCGGCGGCGCGATCAACTTCGTAACGCCCACGGGGCGTGACGTAGGCGGCATTAATACTGCCGCTATCGATATGGGCTCATTTAACTATCGCCGCTTTCAAGGAAGCGTCGGCGGCGTCAATGGTCCATGGGACGCATTTTTCACGGCGTCCAACCAAGCCGCGGAAGGTTTTCGCGATCACAGCTATGGCCACAGCACCCGCGCCAGCGGCAACATCGGCTACCAGTTCTCGCCGGATTTCGAGACGCGTTTCTACATCAACGCCAACGACATTCGCCAACGCATTCCGGGCTCTGTAACGAGAGCATCGGCCCTCACATCTCCGGCGACAGCAGCGCCGGGGAACGTCATCAACGATCAGCAGCGCAACATCGATTCCGGGCGGATCGCGAACAAGACAACAGTTCGGTTCGATTCAACCACTGTCGAGTTCGGAGCGTTCGCTGTCGATCGCCACTTGATGCACCCGATCTTCCAATGGCTTGATTATCAGTACAAGGACTATGGTGGATTCGCGAAGGCGACCGATGATCGGATCATAAACGGTTTTCGCAATCGTCTCGTCGCTGGCGTATATGTGCTCGATGGTGATATCGACAACAAACAGTACGCTAACGTCGGCGGGTATAAGGGCGCGCTTCTATCTTCATCCCTCGACAAATCGAAGAATACGTCCGCCTATATCGAGGATTCGTTCTATTTCCTGCCTAATGTTGCAGCGATCGGCGGCACGCAATTCCTTTATGCGACACGAGATCGAATTGCCCGCTTCGGCGCAACATCGAGCGGTTCGACCGAGTTCAACATTTGGAGCCCGAAGGTCGGCCTCCTGTGGGATATCGATCCGACCTGGCAGGGTTTCGCCAACATCTCGCGCAGTGCCGAGGTGCCGAGCTTCGGCGAAAGTTCGGCAGCGCCTGCAATTCCGTTCTATCTGATCCAACCACAGATCGCGACGACCTATGAGATTGGCACGCGTGGGCAGCGCCCGGATCTCACGTGGGAGCTCGCGGCCTATCGAGCCAACATCAAGAACGAACTGCAATGCATGTACGGAAATCCCGGCCAGTGTAACGTCGTCAATGCTGATCGTACCGTTCATCAAGGCATTGAGGCGGGGCTCGGGGTTGCGGTGCTCAAGAACATCTTTACGAACGTCCCCGACGGCGACAAGGTGTGGGTCAATCTCGCTTATACCTTCAATGACTTCCGCTTCGATAATGATCCAACGTTCGGCAACAATCAGTTGCCCGGCGCACCTCGCCACTTCTTGCGTGGCGAAGTCCTCTACAAGCATGCCAATGGCTTCTATATCGGTCCGAACATTGAGTGGGTGCCGCAGGCCTACTACGTTGATAACTTCAACACTGTCACCACGGCGGCTTACGCCATTTGGGGTCTGAAGGCTGGTGTCGACGACGGCAAGTACTCGTTCTATGTCGAGGCGCGCAACATCGCGAACACCGCATATATCGCCAGCACCAGCATTACAAAGCTCGCGGACGCCTCATCACCACTATTCGAACCAGGGACCGGGCGAGCGATCTACGCAGGGATGAGAGTGCGCTGGTAA
- a CDS encoding prolyl-tRNA synthetase (product_source=KO:K01881; cath_funfam=3.30.930.10,3.40.50.800; cog=COG0442; ko=KO:K01881; pfam=PF00587,PF03129; superfamily=52954,55681), which translates to MRLTRFFLPILKETPKEAEIVSHRLMLRAGMLRQEAAGIYAWLPLGFRVLKKIEKIVREEQDRAGAIELLMPTLQLADLWRESGRYDAYGPEMLRIQDRHKRELLYGPTNEEMITEIFRAYVKSYRSLPLNLYHIQWKFRDEQRPRFGVMRGREFLMKDAYSFDVDEAAARLSYNRMFVAYLRTFARMGIKAIPMRAETGPIGGDLSHEFIVLAETGESAVFCNKDVLDLPIPSADVDYSGDLTPIIKQWTELYAATEDVHDPARYDREVPEDKRVQTRGIEVGQIFYFGTKYSDTMKAMVNGPDGTEQPIHGGSYGVGVSRLVGAIIEACHDENGIKWPEEVAPFRVAILNLKQDDAATGEACEKFYKALTAKGVDVLYDDTDQRPGGKFATADLIGIPWQVLIGPRGLAEGKVEIKRRSDGSREFMSLDDAINRFVH; encoded by the coding sequence ATGCGACTCACGCGCTTCTTTTTGCCCATCCTCAAGGAGACGCCAAAGGAGGCCGAGATCGTGTCGCATCGCCTGATGCTGCGCGCCGGCATGCTGCGTCAGGAGGCCGCCGGTATTTATGCCTGGCTGCCGCTTGGCTTCCGGGTGCTCAAGAAGATCGAGAAGATCGTCCGCGAGGAGCAGGACCGGGCAGGCGCCATCGAGCTTCTGATGCCGACGCTCCAGCTTGCGGATTTGTGGCGGGAGAGTGGACGCTACGATGCCTATGGGCCGGAAATGCTGCGCATCCAGGACCGGCACAAACGCGAGCTTCTGTACGGGCCGACCAACGAGGAAATGATCACGGAAATCTTCCGTGCTTACGTGAAGTCTTACAGAAGCCTTCCGCTCAATCTCTATCATATTCAATGGAAATTCCGCGACGAGCAGCGTCCGCGCTTCGGCGTGATGCGCGGCCGCGAATTTCTCATGAAGGACGCTTATTCCTTCGATGTGGATGAGGCTGCGGCGCGCTTGTCCTACAACCGGATGTTCGTGGCTTACCTGCGCACATTTGCGCGCATGGGCATCAAGGCCATCCCGATGCGGGCGGAAACCGGGCCGATCGGCGGTGACCTGTCGCATGAGTTCATCGTGCTGGCGGAGACCGGCGAGTCGGCGGTGTTCTGCAACAAGGACGTGCTGGACCTGCCGATCCCTAGCGCGGATGTCGACTACAGCGGCGACCTCACGCCCATTATCAAGCAGTGGACCGAACTCTATGCGGCGACAGAGGATGTCCACGATCCTGCGCGCTATGATCGCGAAGTCCCCGAAGACAAGCGGGTTCAGACCCGCGGCATCGAGGTGGGGCAGATCTTTTACTTCGGCACGAAGTATTCGGACACTATGAAGGCAATGGTCAATGGTCCGGACGGCACCGAACAACCCATCCATGGCGGGTCGTATGGTGTCGGTGTGTCGCGTCTGGTTGGTGCGATCATCGAAGCCTGCCACGACGAGAACGGCATCAAGTGGCCGGAGGAGGTAGCACCATTCCGCGTTGCGATCTTGAACCTGAAGCAGGACGATGCGGCGACGGGCGAGGCTTGTGAGAAGTTCTACAAGGCGCTGACCGCTAAGGGCGTTGATGTTCTCTACGATGACACCGACCAGCGGCCGGGCGGCAAGTTCGCGACCGCCGATTTGATCGGCATTCCATGGCAGGTGTTGATCGGTCCGCGCGGATTGGCTGAAGGTAAAGTTGAGATCAAGCGCCGCAGCGATGGCTCACGCGAGTTCATGAGTCTCGACGACGCAATCAACCGTTTCGTGCACTGA
- a CDS encoding hypothetical protein (product_source=Hypo-rule applied; transmembrane_helix_parts=Inside_1_11,TMhelix_12_29,Outside_30_32): MLKTFVEEAAALASVVLFVGMIAIWAQVIPQL, encoded by the coding sequence ATGTTGAAGACATTCGTTGAAGAAGCTGCAGCGCTGGCCTCGGTTGTGCTGTTCGTCGGGATGATTGCGATCTGGGCGCAGGTCATTCCTCAGCTCTAA
- a CDS encoding hypothetical protein (product_source=Hypo-rule applied; pfam=PF11162; transmembrane_helix_parts=Inside_1_12,TMhelix_13_35,Outside_36_126) → MTLSSRIKKIGRLAALVAAYALVFNLMLTSTLLASISPLKLNALHELCLNGSSSGQATDDSGNPAKPIIHCPLCVSGAAMADLPPPPPALAIRIAFNIFYEAPPTQPFVAPLTVDDHQPRGPPHLA, encoded by the coding sequence GTGACCCTTTCGTCGCGCATCAAGAAGATTGGTCGGTTGGCGGCGCTCGTCGCAGCCTACGCGCTCGTCTTCAACCTGATGCTGACCAGCACGCTTCTCGCCTCGATCTCCCCGCTCAAGCTGAACGCGCTCCATGAGCTCTGCCTGAACGGCAGCTCGTCGGGTCAAGCCACTGACGACAGTGGCAATCCGGCCAAGCCGATCATCCATTGCCCGTTGTGCGTGTCCGGTGCCGCGATGGCCGATCTGCCGCCGCCACCTCCGGCGCTCGCGATCCGGATCGCGTTCAATATCTTCTACGAAGCCCCTCCCACCCAGCCTTTCGTCGCCCCGCTCACGGTCGACGACCACCAGCCCCGCGGCCCTCCTCACCTCGCTTGA
- a CDS encoding lipoprotein-releasing system permease protein (product_source=KO:K09808; cath_funfam=2.40.40.20; cog=COG4591; ko=KO:K09808; pfam=PF02687,PF12704; superfamily=50692; tigrfam=TIGR02212; transmembrane_helix_parts=Inside_1_28,TMhelix_29_51,Outside_52_280,TMhelix_281_303,Inside_304_322,TMhelix_323_345,Outside_346_388,TMhelix_389_411,Inside_412_422): MSEPVRTRPFAPFEWLLSTRYLRARRKEGFISVIAGFSFLGIMLGVATLIIVMAVMNGFRKELLDKILGLNGHLLVQPLESPLTDWRDVAERISAVDGIRLAAPIVEGQALASSPFNASGVLVRGIRSDDLNKLTSIAKNIKQGTLEGFDEGQGVAIGRRLADQLSLRAGDSITLVAPRGAITPMGTTPRIKPYKVAAVFEIGMSEYDSAFVFMPLAEAQAYFNRANDVTSIEIYTNNPDKVDSFRKAVTEAAQRPIFLVDWRQRNSTFFNALQVERNVMFLILTLIVLVAALNIVSGLIMLVKDKGSDIAILRTMGASQGSIMRVFLITGAAIGVVGTLVGFILGLVICLNIESIRQFISWLTNTELFSPELYFLSKLPAEVDVGETAAVVIMALSLSFLATLYPSWRAARLDPIEALRYE, encoded by the coding sequence ATGAGCGAGCCAGTTCGGACCCGACCCTTTGCGCCCTTCGAGTGGCTGCTGTCGACCCGCTACCTGCGGGCGAGGCGCAAGGAAGGATTTATTTCGGTCATCGCAGGCTTTTCATTTCTCGGCATCATGCTCGGCGTCGCGACGCTGATCATCGTGATGGCGGTGATGAACGGCTTCCGGAAGGAATTGCTCGACAAGATTCTCGGTCTCAACGGTCACCTGCTTGTTCAGCCTCTGGAATCGCCACTGACTGACTGGCGCGACGTTGCCGAGCGGATCAGCGCTGTGGACGGCATTCGGCTGGCTGCGCCGATCGTCGAAGGACAGGCGCTTGCATCATCACCGTTCAATGCCTCCGGCGTTCTGGTGCGTGGCATCCGGTCGGACGACCTGAACAAGCTCACCTCGATTGCGAAGAACATCAAGCAAGGCACTCTCGAAGGCTTCGATGAGGGGCAAGGCGTTGCCATCGGCCGCCGCCTCGCGGATCAGTTGTCGTTGCGTGCCGGTGACAGCATCACGCTGGTTGCGCCGCGGGGCGCGATCACCCCGATGGGCACTACGCCGCGGATCAAACCCTACAAAGTGGCGGCCGTCTTCGAGATCGGCATGTCCGAGTACGACTCGGCATTCGTTTTCATGCCGCTGGCTGAGGCGCAGGCCTACTTCAACCGCGCCAATGACGTGACGTCGATCGAGATTTACACCAACAATCCCGACAAGGTGGACAGCTTCAGGAAGGCCGTCACCGAGGCGGCGCAGCGGCCGATCTTCCTTGTGGACTGGCGCCAACGCAACTCCACCTTCTTCAATGCGCTTCAGGTCGAGCGGAATGTGATGTTCCTGATCCTGACGCTGATTGTTCTGGTGGCCGCGCTCAACATCGTGTCTGGCCTCATCATGCTGGTGAAGGATAAAGGCAGCGACATCGCCATACTTCGGACCATGGGCGCCAGCCAGGGCTCGATCATGCGGGTGTTTCTGATCACGGGCGCCGCAATCGGGGTAGTGGGCACGCTGGTCGGATTTATCCTGGGGCTCGTGATCTGTTTGAACATCGAGTCCATCAGGCAGTTCATTTCCTGGCTCACCAACACGGAGTTGTTCTCCCCCGAGCTTTATTTCCTCTCCAAGCTGCCGGCCGAGGTCGACGTTGGAGAAACCGCTGCGGTCGTGATCATGGCGCTCAGCTTGTCATTCCTGGCAACGCTGTACCCGTCATGGCGGGCGGCTCGGCTCGATCCCATTGAAGCCCTCAGGTACGAGTGA
- a CDS encoding ribonuclease J (product_source=KO:K12574; cath_funfam=3.60.15.10; cog=COG0595; ko=KO:K12574; pfam=PF07521,PF12706,PF17770; smart=SM00849; superfamily=56281; tigrfam=TIGR00649) produces the protein MARPDELMFAPLGGIGEIGMNLSIYGLGNRQQRSWLAIDLGVSFGTEEHLPGIDVMMPDIRFLVTERKNLMGLVLTHAHEDHFGAIIDLWPQLQCPIYATQFSAALFEAKCAAERNPPKIPVTVVPSGGRIDIGPFNVEFIPVAHSIPESHALAIRTPVGTVLHTGDWKIDPTPIIGKPTDEKRLRELGDEGVLAMIGDSTNAVREGRSPSEREVAKSIEELIKAARGRVAVTTFASNVARVRAVAEAAKAADREVVLVGRAMERVVQVARETGYLDGLPNFRGSDLYGHFPPDKVLALCTGSQGEPRAALARIANDDHPQVTLNKGDTVIFSSRTIPGNEKAVGSIINKLIMQGVEIITDRTHLVHVSGHPRQDELRDMISWVRPQLLIPAHGEALHLSEHAKLARACGVPKVLICKNGDLVRLGPGDPAIIDELPAGRLYKDGNLLEDEQARAVVERRRMAFSGCAFVAIAMTDKGELADDPEVDLAGIPEKNADGEDIADEIFDLVVSTVENLPRARRRDPDAVAESVRRAVRAGINEQWGKKPLCYVHVLMV, from the coding sequence ATGGCGCGGCCTGACGAACTGATGTTTGCGCCGCTCGGCGGCATCGGCGAGATCGGCATGAACCTGTCGATCTACGGCCTTGGCAATCGTCAGCAGCGAAGCTGGCTCGCGATTGATCTCGGCGTATCGTTCGGCACCGAGGAGCATCTTCCCGGCATCGATGTGATGATGCCGGATATCCGCTTCCTCGTGACCGAGCGGAAAAATCTTATGGGTCTTGTGCTGACGCACGCCCATGAGGATCATTTCGGTGCGATCATCGATCTGTGGCCGCAACTGCAGTGCCCGATTTACGCAACGCAGTTCAGTGCGGCGCTGTTTGAAGCCAAGTGCGCGGCTGAACGCAATCCGCCGAAAATCCCGGTAACGGTTGTTCCGTCCGGCGGCCGGATCGACATTGGTCCATTCAACGTCGAATTCATCCCCGTCGCGCACTCCATTCCGGAGTCCCACGCACTTGCGATCCGCACGCCTGTGGGAACGGTGCTTCACACCGGCGACTGGAAAATCGATCCGACGCCGATCATCGGCAAGCCGACGGACGAGAAGCGCCTGCGCGAACTGGGCGACGAAGGCGTGCTGGCGATGATCGGGGATTCGACCAACGCCGTCCGCGAGGGGCGCTCGCCGTCCGAGCGCGAGGTCGCCAAAAGCATTGAGGAATTGATCAAGGCCGCGCGTGGACGTGTGGCAGTGACCACGTTTGCCTCCAACGTCGCTCGCGTTCGCGCCGTGGCAGAAGCCGCGAAAGCCGCAGACCGTGAGGTCGTGCTGGTGGGACGCGCGATGGAGCGTGTGGTGCAGGTTGCGCGCGAGACTGGCTATCTGGATGGCTTGCCGAATTTCCGCGGCTCCGATCTCTACGGACATTTTCCGCCTGACAAGGTTCTGGCGCTGTGCACCGGAAGCCAGGGCGAGCCTCGCGCGGCATTGGCCCGCATCGCGAACGACGATCACCCGCAGGTGACGCTCAACAAGGGCGACACGGTGATTTTCTCCTCGCGAACCATTCCAGGCAACGAGAAGGCGGTCGGATCGATTATCAACAAACTGATCATGCAGGGCGTGGAGATCATCACGGACCGCACGCACCTTGTGCACGTCTCGGGTCATCCGCGGCAGGATGAGCTCCGCGATATGATCTCATGGGTGCGGCCTCAATTGCTGATCCCGGCCCATGGCGAAGCTCTGCATTTGTCGGAGCACGCCAAGCTCGCGCGTGCCTGCGGCGTGCCGAAAGTGCTGATCTGCAAGAACGGCGATCTGGTTCGGTTGGGACCGGGAGATCCCGCGATTATCGACGAGTTGCCCGCAGGGCGCCTCTACAAGGATGGCAACCTGCTGGAAGACGAGCAGGCCCGCGCTGTTGTCGAGCGACGGCGCATGGCATTCTCCGGTTGTGCTTTCGTCGCGATCGCAATGACGGACAAAGGCGAACTGGCTGACGATCCGGAAGTTGATCTCGCGGGTATTCCGGAAAAGAATGCGGACGGTGAGGATATCGCCGACGAGATTTTCGACCTCGTGGTCTCAACCGTCGAGAATCTGCCGCGTGCGCGGCGCAGAGATCCTGACGCTGTGGCGGAATCCGTACGGCGTGCGGTGCGAGCCGGGATCAATGAGCAATGGGGCAAGAAGCCGCTTTGCTATGTTCACGTATTGATGGTCTGA
- a CDS encoding hypothetical protein (product_source=Hypo-rule applied), which produces MIFDDCAMPQKWTFIAEKGDNSKSLSYKFDVRQVRFFRRIIWWSKSREESLARKSSVAPVN; this is translated from the coding sequence GTGATTTTCGACGATTGTGCAATGCCGCAAAAATGGACATTTATTGCCGAAAAAGGTGACAACTCAAAATCACTGAGTTACAAATTTGACGTCAGACAGGTGCGTTTTTTTCGCCGCATCATCTGGTGGTCCAAGTCTCGGGAGGAGTCCCTGGCGCGCAAAAGCAGCGTCGCCCCGGTCAACTAA
- a CDS encoding methylmalonyl-CoA/ethylmalonyl-CoA epimerase (product_source=KO:K05606; cath_funfam=3.10.180.10; cog=COG0346; ko=KO:K05606; pfam=PF13669; superfamily=54593; tigrfam=TIGR03081): protein MLGRLNHVAIAVKDAEKAARIYGTAFGANISAAVPLPEHGVITVFATLPNTKIEFIQPLGDNSPIAKFLERNADGGIHHVCYEVPDIIAARDTLIAEGARILGDGNPRIGAHGKPVLFLHPKDFSGALVEIEQA from the coding sequence ATGCTGGGTCGGCTGAATCATGTTGCGATCGCGGTAAAGGACGCCGAGAAGGCGGCGCGAATTTATGGCACGGCGTTTGGCGCGAACATCTCGGCTGCAGTGCCGCTGCCTGAGCACGGCGTCATCACGGTGTTTGCAACGTTGCCAAACACTAAGATCGAGTTCATCCAGCCGCTCGGGGACAACTCGCCGATTGCGAAATTTCTCGAGCGCAATGCCGACGGCGGCATTCATCACGTCTGCTACGAGGTGCCGGACATCATTGCCGCGCGCGATACGCTGATCGCGGAGGGCGCACGCATCCTTGGCGATGGCAATCCGCGGATCGGCGCGCACGGCAAGCCGGTGCTGTTTCTTCATCCGAAGGATTTTTCCGGCGCGCTCGTCGAAATCGAACAGGCCTGA
- a CDS encoding putative secreted protein (product_source=COG5454; cog=COG5454; pfam=PF07330; transmembrane_helix_parts=Outside_1_4,TMhelix_5_27,Inside_28_54,TMhelix_55_77,Outside_78_91): MAYTISTMFAIYFVLWWVVLFLTLPFGVRSQHEEGEGAPGTDPGAPVMPRMARKLLWTTLVSAVLFAAGLAAQKAGYLTVDNLSKLMGIPL; this comes from the coding sequence ATGGCCTACACGATCTCAACCATGTTCGCGATCTACTTCGTCCTGTGGTGGGTCGTGTTGTTTTTGACATTGCCGTTCGGGGTGCGCAGTCAGCATGAGGAAGGCGAGGGCGCTCCCGGGACTGATCCCGGTGCGCCGGTGATGCCGCGCATGGCGCGCAAGCTGCTCTGGACCACACTCGTCTCGGCGGTGCTTTTCGCTGCGGGCCTGGCGGCGCAGAAAGCCGGTTATCTGACCGTCGATAACCTCAGCAAGCTGATGGGCATTCCGCTTTAA